GCCGCGCTCAAGGCCGCTTACGAGGGCAAGCGCGCCGACCGGGCGAACCTCATCAACGTACTCAGCGTCGTCGGGGCTGTGATCTACAACAACCCGAACGTCACCGACGAGATGATCGCGGCGGCAGGTTTCGCCGTCCATGACACGGGCGGGACCCCGGTCGTGCCGCAACAGCCGCTCGACCTCTTGGCGGCCCCGTTCGCGGACGGCTCCGTCAATCTGAAGTGGAAGCGGAACGGGAACCCGACGGGCGTCTCGTTCCTCGTCGAGTCCCGCGGCGCGACGGGCGGATGGGACTTCGTCACGAGCACGAACAAGGCGCGGACCACGGTCAACGGCTTTGCGCCGGGTG
The Armatimonadota bacterium DNA segment above includes these coding regions:
- a CDS encoding fibronectin type III domain-containing protein, giving the protein MASNDFQGKSDSSLSQTAHQAATVIQANLAAYGVSLPQITSVTLAVNALDADVTEVTAKTAALKAAYEGKRADRANLINVLSVVGAVIYNNPNVTDEMIAAAGFAVHDTGGTPVVPQQPLDLLAAPFADGSVNLKWKRNGNPTGVSFLVESRGATGGWDFVTSTNKARTTVNGFAPGVTTWFRVTATKNDLTSLPSNEAPIYASGGEGALSLAA